In a genomic window of Glycine max cultivar Williams 82 chromosome 13, Glycine_max_v4.0, whole genome shotgun sequence:
- the LOC100813128 gene encoding receptor-like protein EIX2 translates to MVIKLISSLKSLVLDSNQLSGKIPEGIGLPFHLESVSIQSNSLEGGIPKSFGNSCALSSLDMSHNNLNQELSVMIHHLSGCARYSLEQLYLGMNQINGTLPDLSIFSSLKLLNLDENKLNGEIPKDIKFPPQLEELVMQSNSLQGVLTDYHFANMSKLDFLELSDNSLLALTFSQNWVPPFQLSHIGLRSCKLGPEFPKWLQTQNQFGNIDISNAGIADMVPKWFWANLAFREWISMNISYNNLHGIIPNFPLRNLYHSLILGSNQFDGPIPPFLRGSLLLDLSTNKFSDSLSFLCVNGTVETLYQLDLSNNHFSGKIPDCWSRFKSLSYLDLSHNNFSGRIPTSMGSLLDLQALLLRNNNLTYEIPFSLRSCTNLIMLDVAENRLSGLIPVWIGSKLQELQFLSLGRNNFHGTLPLQICYLSGIQLLDLSINNMSGKIPKCIKNFTSMTQKTSSGDYQGHSYYVTSSYSSGDQTYDLNAFLMWKGSEKMFKNNGLLLLKSIDLSSNHFSGEIPLEIENLFGLVSLNLSRNNLTGKIPSKIGKLASLESLDLSRNQLVGSIPLSLTQIYWLSVLDLSHNHLTGKIPTSTQLQSFNASSYEDNLDLCGPPLEKFCIDGRPTQKPNVEVQEGEYSLFSREFYISMTFGFVISFWVVFGSILLKRSWRHAYFKFLNNLSDNIYVKVAVFANKISKVHG, encoded by the coding sequence ATGGTAATAAAGCTGATATCATCTCTAAAATCATTGGTTCTTGATAGTAATCAATTAAGTGGAAAGATACCTGAAGGCATCGGCTTACCATTTCATTTGGAATCTGTGTCAATCCAATCAAACTCTTTAGAAGGTGGAATTCCAAAATCATTTGGGAATTCATGTGCTTTGAGCTCACTGGATATGTCTCATAACAATTTGAATCAAGAGCTTTCAGTGATGATTCATCACTTGTCTGGATGTGCTAGATATTCATTGGAACAATTATATCTAGGCATGAATCAAATCAATGGCACACTACCCGACCTCTCAATATTctcatctttaaaattattaaatctcGATGAAAACAAGCTAAATGGAGAGATTCctaaagatattaaatttcCGCCTCAACTGGAGGAACTAGTTATGCAATCAAATTCCTTACAGGGCGTGCTCACTGACTATCATTTTGCTAATATGTCTAAGTTAGATTTCTTGGAGTTATCTGACAACTCTTTGTTGGCCTTGACATTTAGCCAAAATTGGGTCCCACCATTTCAGTTGAGCCACATAGGATTGCGATCTTGCAAGCTAGGTCCAGAATTTCCCAAATGGTTGCAGACACAAAATCAATTTGGGAATATTGACATTTCCAATGCAGGAATAGCAGATATGGTTCCAAAGTGGTTTTGGGCTAATTTAGCATTTCGAGAATGGATTTCAATGAATATTTCATACAATAATCTCCATGGTATAATTCCAAATTTTCCACTAAGGAATCTTTACCATTCCCTAATTCTTGGATCAAATCAATTTGATGGCCCTATTCCACCATTTCTGCGAGGTTCCTTGTTGCTTGATTTATCCACAAATAAGTTCTCtgattctctttcatttttatgtgtGAATGGTACAGTTGAAACTTTATACCAATTAGACCTTTCAAATAATCATTTCTCGGGAAAAATTCCGGATTGTTGGAGTCGTTTCAAGTCATTATCTTATTTGGACTTAAGCCACAATAACTTTTCAGGAAGGATACCTACATCCATGGGATCTCTTCTTGATCTTCAAGCATTGCTATTGAGAAACAACAACTTAACATATGAGATACCTTTCTCCTTGAGGAGTTGCACAAATCTAATCATGCTAGATGTTGCAGAAAACAGACTATCAGGGCTCATCCCTGTTTGGATTGGGAGCAAATTACAAGAGTTGCAATTTTTAAGTTTGGGAAGAAATAATTTCCATGGAACTTTACCATTGCAAATTTGCTACCTAAGTGGCATTCAACTCTTGGATCTGTCAATAAACAACATGTCTGGGAAAATTcctaaatgcataaaaaattttacTTCAATGACTCAAAAGACATCTTCAGGAGATTATCAAGGTCATTCATATTATGTCACTAGCAGTTACTCATCAGGTGATCAAACATATGACTTGAATGCATTCTTGATGTGGAAAGGTTCAGAAAAAATGTTCAAAAATAATGGGTTACTACTTCTAAAAAGCATTGATCTCTCAAGCAATCACTTTTCTGGAGAAATTCCACTGGAAATAGAGAATTTATTTGGATTGGTTTCATTGAATTTATCAAGAAATAATTTGACAGGGAAAATTCCCTCAAAAATTGGGAAGCTAGCATCACTTGAATCTCTTGATTTGTCAAGAAACCAGTTGGTTGGTTCAATTCCTCTGAGTCTTACTCAAATTTATTGGCTCAGTGTATTAGATTTGTCACATAACCATCTAACTGGAAAAATTCCAACCAGCACACAGTTACAGAGTTTCAATGCCTCGAGTTATGAAGATAATCTTGATCTTTGTGGACCGCCACTTGAGAAATTTTGTATTGATGGGAGACCAACACAAAAACCAAATGTTGAAGTTCAAGAGGGTGAATATTCACTTTTCAGTCGTGAATTTTACATAAGTATGACATTTGGATTTGTTATAAGCTTTTGGGTAGTGTTTGGCTCAATCTTACTCAAACGTTCTTGGAGACATGCCTATTTCAAGTTCTTGAACAATCTATCAGACAATATTTATGTCAAGGTTGCAGTATTtgctaataaaatatcaaaggTGCATGGCTGA
- the LOC121173268 gene encoding receptor-like protein 50: MNPVRLKFMHAIITFMMMMLQVVVSAQDQIMCIQREREALLEFKAALVDHHGMLSSRTTADCCQWEGIRCSNLTGHVLMLDLHAEYNYAYGNNVQYLSGRFISGEIHKSLMELQQLNYLDLNSNSFPDRGIPEFLGSLRNLRYLDLSYCDIEGKIPTQFGSLSHLKYLNLAWNRNLEGSIPRQLGNLSQLQHLDLSDNSLEGNIPSQIGNLSQLQHLDLSGNYFEGNIPSQIGKLSNLQKLYLGRYSDGGALKIDDGDHWPSNLISLTHLSLLSISNLNTSHSFLQMIAKLPNLRELSLYDCSLSDHFILSLKPSKFNFSTSLSIFDLSWNSFTSSMILQWLSNVTSNLVELDLSHNLLEGSTSSNHFGMVFNSLEHLDLSFNNFKGEVFKSFINVCTLHSLYMKNNNLSEDLPSILHNFSSGCVRHSLQELDLAYNQITGSLPDLSVFSSVDKRIKVNKGKLILIESEKGKL, encoded by the coding sequence ATGAATCCAGTTCGTTTGAAATTCATGCATGCCATAATAACatttatgatgatgatgttgcagGTTGTTGTTTCTGCTCAAGACCAAATTATGTGCATTCAGAGGGAGAGGGAAGCACTCCTCGAATTCAAGGCTGCCCTTGTGGATCACCATGGAATGCTctcatctaggaccactgctgATTGCTGCCAATGGGAAGGGATTCGCTGCAGCAACCTCACCGGCCATGTCCTAATGCTCGACCTTCACGCTGAGTATAATTATGCCTATGGAAATAACGTTCAGTATCTCTCAGGACGCTTTATCAGCGGGGAGATCCACAAGTCGTTGATGGAGTTGCAACAATTAAACTATTTAGACCTCAATTCGAATTCTTTTCCAGATAGAGGAATCCCAGAGTTTCTTGGTTCTCTGAGAAACTTGAGATACCTTGATCTGTCATATTGTGATATTGAAGGAAAAATTCCAACTCAGTTTGGCTCTCTTTCTCATTTGAAATACTTAAATCTTGCTTGGAATCGTAATCTGGAGGGTTCCATCCCACGTCAACTTGGAAATCTCTCCCAGTTGCAGCATCTTGATCTAAGTGACAATTCTTTAGAAGGAAATATACCCTCTCAAATTGGAAATCTCTCCCAGTTGCAGCATCTTGATCTTAGTGGCAATTATTTTGAAGGAAATATACCCTCACAAATTGGGAAGCTTTCGAATTTGCAGAAGCTTTATCTTGGCAGATATTCTGATGGTGGTGCTCTCAAAATTGACGACGGAGATCATTGGCCGTCTAATCTCATTTCCTTAACCCATCTTTCCTTGCTCTCCATATCTAATCTCAACACTTCTCATAGCTTCCTCCAAATGATTGCCAAGTTACCAAATCTTAGAGAACTAAGCTTATATGATTGTAGCCTTTCCGATCATTTTATCCTTTCATTGAAGCCctctaaattcaatttttctacTTCCCTTTCCATCTTTGATCTTTCCTGGAACAGCTTCACGTCATCAATGATACTCCAGTGGCTGTCCAACGTCACTTCCAACCTTGTTGAGCTTGACCTTAGTCATAACCTCTTGGAGGGTTCCACATCATCAAATCATTTTGGCATGGTCTTCAATTCACTTGAGCACCTTGACCTCTCCTTTAACAATTTCAAGGGTGAGGTTTTCAAGTCCTTCATAAATGTATGCACCTTACATTCTTTATACATGAAAAACAACAATTTGAGTGAAGACCTTCCATCAATCCTTCATAATTTCTCTAGTGGTTGTGTTAGACACTCATTACAAGAATTGGATTTGGCATATAATCAAATCACCGGCTCTTTACCTGATCTTTCAGTGTTCTCATCTGTTGACAAGAGGATCAAGGTGAACAAAGGAAAACTTATTCTCATtgaaagtgaaaagggaaaactcTAA